Proteins encoded by one window of Salmonirosea aquatica:
- a CDS encoding FRG domain-containing protein: protein MVPEITVTSLGEFMVEVENTSTVNNIIWYRGASNINYKLLPTLYRHPTITDSIDLINQENEILKRFKQRSLPYITRTTTDDWDFFFLMQHFGVPTRLLDWTENPFVALYFALSGAATDTHGNFTNDVIVWEMVPEHWNTKSLEDISITTVVDPDDPLMSGYVNTKSNITRIRKQSVAVYGNYNSVRIVAQKGAFVLFGKEMIAMEDVYVRDMYPPDCLKKIIIPTTHIGSMMSSLSRIGITDSVIFPDLEGLAKEIKRAFKFKV, encoded by the coding sequence ATGGTACCAGAAATTACTGTAACTTCACTTGGTGAATTCATGGTTGAAGTCGAAAATACGTCAACTGTCAATAATATCATTTGGTATCGAGGAGCTTCCAACATAAATTATAAGCTTTTACCTACCCTCTATAGGCATCCTACTATTACCGATTCAATTGATCTCATAAATCAGGAAAATGAGATTTTGAAACGATTCAAACAACGTAGTTTACCCTACATAACTAGAACAACGACTGATGATTGGGACTTCTTCTTTTTAATGCAACACTTTGGTGTACCCACACGTCTCTTAGATTGGACAGAAAATCCATTTGTTGCGTTGTATTTTGCCTTATCTGGGGCAGCTACTGATACGCATGGCAATTTTACAAATGATGTGATCGTCTGGGAGATGGTTCCAGAACATTGGAATACCAAATCATTAGAAGATATTTCGATTACAACCGTTGTTGATCCTGATGATCCGTTAATGAGTGGTTATGTGAATACTAAATCCAATATTACTCGCATACGAAAGCAGTCAGTTGCAGTTTATGGAAATTACAATAGTGTACGAATAGTAGCCCAAAAAGGTGCTTTTGTCCTATTTGGGAAAGAGATGATTGCTATGGAAGATGTTTACGTTCGAGACATGTATCCTCCTGATTGTCTTAAGAAGATTATCATTCCTACAACACACATCGGCTCCATGATGTCATCTTTATCTCGGATTGGTATAACAGATTCAGTTATCTTCCCAGACTTGGAAGGTTTGGCAAAAGAAATCAAACGAGCGTTTAAATTTAAAGTTTAG
- a CDS encoding DNA adenine methylase, with protein sequence MKNLLSPLRYPGGKSALGKFLADVILANDLQGGTYYELYCGGAGAALYLLDNRIVNQIVINDADYRIYAFWHSILNKTDQFIQQIENCALTIPEWKHYKDIYDNATPTSNIFEIGFATFYLNRTSRSGILHKSGPIGGYQQVGNYLIDARFYKNTLINRIAAIAELESAIQIHNETAESFIQDFSQLTDYNSAFFYLDPPYFNKGKMLYLNNYSTDGHLLLANLIQLHPDINWLISYDNADEIRDIYQPFRMASFNLRYSLQSKRIGSELMIFSDTLIIPPIAKDQLVPNNFVLLN encoded by the coding sequence TTGAAAAATCTTCTGAGCCCGCTCCGGTATCCAGGTGGCAAAAGTGCATTGGGTAAATTCTTGGCGGATGTCATCTTAGCAAATGATCTTCAAGGAGGGACATACTATGAATTATACTGTGGGGGGGCAGGTGCGGCGCTTTATCTATTAGATAATCGCATAGTTAATCAAATTGTCATTAATGATGCTGACTACCGAATTTACGCTTTTTGGCATTCAATTTTGAATAAAACTGACCAGTTTATTCAGCAAATTGAGAATTGCGCCCTAACTATTCCTGAATGGAAACATTATAAGGATATTTATGATAATGCAACCCCTACTTCAAATATATTTGAAATAGGATTTGCCACTTTTTACCTGAATAGAACCAGTCGTTCAGGTATCCTACATAAGTCAGGACCGATTGGTGGATATCAACAGGTTGGCAATTACTTAATTGACGCTCGCTTTTATAAGAACACCCTTATAAATCGTATAGCTGCCATTGCCGAGCTAGAGAGCGCTATCCAAATTCACAATGAGACGGCAGAAAGTTTCATTCAAGACTTTTCTCAGTTGACTGATTACAATAGTGCATTTTTTTATCTAGACCCTCCTTACTTTAACAAAGGTAAAATGCTTTATTTAAATAATTATTCAACTGATGGACACTTATTATTAGCAAATTTAATTCAACTTCATCCGGATATAAATTGGCTTATATCGTACGACAACGCTGATGAAATAAGAGACATCTATCAGCCATTCAGAATGGCCTCCTTTAACCTTCGATATAGTTTACAAAGCAAACGTATTGGCTCCGAACTAATGATTTTTTCGGATACTCTTATCATTCCTCCAATTGCCAAAGATCAGTTAGTGCCTAATAATTTCGTCTTATTAAATTGA
- a CDS encoding DUF262 domain-containing protein gives MLQVKQIENLYTIERWYFLRDRIDFDPTYQRKTDIWRLQMKQLFINTILNNYDFPKIYLADFSGGSNSLNENKKQYAVIDGKQRLSTIFGFMENQFVLDATPIYYEDQIIDAKNFDFDKLLNTYPFLVKRFENYIPTVMGVQSDRPEDIFEMFIRLNINLSISGAERRNALPGPVPIVIRKIAIHPFLQESARFVINNKNYNDRGQDLNAAAKILSIELSGGKAVSIKKQDLDAVVNRNIKTDESYFDLFVERANANLNKLNLVFEKNDPLLKSPTQFSAYYLFIKEFFAPENIELLHSFLIAFEKERSYVKKVLRSRGVGQTMFNDEILKEDFLSYNTFIRSPDDKVSIEGMVTLLTKYFEIFKQRGTLQFDV, from the coding sequence ATGCTACAAGTTAAGCAAATTGAAAATCTATATACAATTGAACGTTGGTACTTCTTACGGGATCGAATTGATTTTGATCCTACATATCAACGTAAAACGGATATATGGCGTCTGCAAATGAAGCAGCTTTTTATAAACACCATTTTAAATAATTATGACTTTCCTAAAATTTATTTAGCAGACTTTAGCGGAGGTAGCAATTCGTTAAATGAAAATAAAAAACAGTATGCTGTGATTGATGGTAAACAGAGACTTAGCACCATATTTGGATTTATGGAAAATCAGTTTGTTTTGGATGCTACACCTATTTATTACGAAGATCAAATTATTGATGCCAAAAATTTTGATTTTGATAAGCTATTAAATACCTATCCTTTTTTAGTTAAGCGGTTCGAGAATTATATACCTACTGTAATGGGGGTACAATCTGACCGTCCAGAAGATATTTTTGAAATGTTTATTCGCTTAAACATTAATTTATCTATTTCAGGTGCCGAGCGGCGTAATGCTTTGCCAGGGCCTGTGCCAATTGTTATTCGCAAAATTGCAATTCATCCTTTTTTACAAGAAAGTGCCCGTTTTGTTATTAATAATAAGAATTATAATGATAGAGGGCAAGATTTAAATGCAGCAGCTAAGATTCTATCAATCGAACTGAGTGGAGGGAAAGCTGTTTCTATTAAAAAGCAGGATTTAGATGCGGTGGTAAACCGTAATATAAAAACCGATGAGTCTTATTTTGATCTCTTTGTGGAACGTGCGAATGCAAACCTTAATAAACTTAATCTAGTCTTTGAAAAAAATGATCCTTTATTAAAGTCTCCAACTCAATTTTCTGCTTATTATTTATTTATTAAAGAATTCTTTGCTCCGGAAAACATAGAACTTTTACACTCTTTTCTAATAGCCTTTGAGAAAGAAAGGTCTTATGTAAAAAAAGTTTTACGAAGTAGGGGAGTTGGTCAGACTATGTTTAACGACGAAATTTTGAAAGAGGATTTTTTAAGTTATAATACGTTCATAAGATCTCCTGACGATAAAGTCAGTATTGAAGGTATGGTTACTTTGTTAACAAAATATTTTGAAATTTTTAAACAAAGGGGGACTCTGCAATTTGATGTTTAG
- a CDS encoding glycosyl-4,4'-diaponeurosporenoate acyltransferase CrtO family protein — protein MKKTILNQLINVLWTAIGVAPLVIYWVKSEKSLYIVLGCLTLSMIFGFLPDGFYGKFQLSPRRKFYEKIGIKTIGNFTQNGGVVNRITSADGRTGWKRDFFRGYHKTIALYERFHCIGFVFSSLTCLLALLDQFYLLAVLVFLANAVYNLLPILLQQYNKVRLRNIGQTGR, from the coding sequence TTGAAAAAGACAATCCTGAATCAGCTCATCAATGTATTATGGACGGCCATCGGCGTTGCTCCCCTAGTGATATACTGGGTGAAATCAGAGAAAAGTTTATATATCGTATTGGGTTGTCTCACCTTAAGTATGATTTTTGGTTTTTTGCCCGATGGTTTTTACGGTAAATTTCAATTGAGTCCCCGGCGGAAATTCTATGAAAAAATAGGGATAAAAACGATAGGAAATTTCACGCAAAACGGCGGTGTCGTCAATCGGATAACGTCGGCAGATGGACGAACTGGCTGGAAGAGGGATTTCTTCAGGGGTTACCACAAGACAATCGCACTATATGAGCGGTTCCATTGTATTGGGTTCGTCTTTTCTTCTCTGACCTGTTTACTCGCTCTGCTTGATCAGTTTTATCTACTGGCTGTTCTGGTGTTCCTTGCGAATGCAGTTTATAACCTACTTCCGATCCTGCTCCAACAATACAATAAGGTAAGGCTTCGCAATATAGGACAAACAGGTAGGTAA
- a CDS encoding opacity family porin, which produces MKFLINSLVLLGVSLSAIAQQQPQLYNLPTPFERYSHYHLTVRGGAAIPMGPFSDAYIDKSTIKNYSLALDWIFQKPVSIGVEVGKTFFSQKMPRALYNLGGQEVSAVQTRTLDMMPIQGVASYYFAGTNAPIRPYVQLAAGANLLDYTLYYGNLANQQQSVKLTYGAAAGAKFLFKKDGNFGADVRVKYNQTSLNYDYVDKGVSQLNATVGLFYRWW; this is translated from the coding sequence ATGAAATTCCTGATAAATTCATTGGTTCTTCTTGGCGTAAGCCTGAGCGCTATAGCCCAGCAACAACCGCAACTTTATAATCTTCCCACTCCTTTTGAACGCTACTCCCACTACCATCTGACCGTACGGGGTGGGGCGGCGATTCCCATGGGTCCATTTTCTGACGCTTATATTGATAAATCCACGATTAAGAATTATTCGCTGGCCCTTGATTGGATCTTCCAGAAACCAGTTTCGATTGGGGTGGAGGTCGGCAAGACCTTCTTTTCCCAGAAAATGCCGCGGGCTTTATATAATCTGGGCGGGCAGGAAGTATCGGCCGTTCAGACCAGAACCCTGGACATGATGCCCATTCAGGGTGTAGCGAGTTACTACTTTGCGGGTACAAATGCTCCCATCCGTCCCTACGTTCAATTAGCCGCCGGGGCCAATTTGCTGGATTACACGCTTTATTACGGCAATTTGGCCAATCAGCAACAATCGGTAAAACTTACTTACGGAGCAGCGGCCGGGGCAAAATTTCTTTTCAAAAAAGATGGTAATTTCGGGGCGGATGTACGGGTAAAGTACAATCAGACCTCCCTGAACTACGATTACGTGGATAAAGGCGTAAGTCAACTCAATGCCACTGTAGGCTTATTTTACCGTTGGTGGTAA
- a CDS encoding helix-turn-helix domain-containing protein, translating into MSTPTTIQLSLPQEQLDLLEDVRTLTQRQLEFLNRTVWLTESEAAERLKISVSTLRNWRAEGWIRYFAEGNSIRYRLDYLDDDFEARSLVKAPLRVLATAASRSKPKRHLA; encoded by the coding sequence ATGAGCACTCCCACCACCATCCAGCTCTCACTCCCCCAGGAACAGCTCGACCTTCTGGAAGATGTCCGCACCCTTACCCAAAGGCAGCTCGAATTTCTGAACCGTACGGTCTGGCTGACGGAGTCTGAAGCTGCTGAGCGGTTGAAGATATCCGTTTCCACCCTGCGCAATTGGCGGGCCGAGGGCTGGATCCGCTACTTCGCAGAGGGAAATAGCATCCGCTATCGCCTGGACTACCTCGATGACGACTTCGAAGCCCGCTCGCTCGTCAAAGCGCCCCTACGGGTGTTGGCCACGGCCGCTTCTCGTTCCAAACCCAAGCGCCACCTAGCTTAG
- a CDS encoding helix-turn-helix domain-containing protein: MDSTGKRIKHCREKSGYTQDEMATMMGKSSKQTISSWENDKNEPTLSDLKKLAKILNTTVAYLIGEEPVLSAASNEYVTISKDELLKLQRLALDKAVEEKEAAQMQVKRLQNDH, translated from the coding sequence ATGGACAGCACGGGTAAGCGTATCAAACATTGTAGGGAGAAATCTGGCTACACGCAGGATGAGATGGCCACGATGATGGGGAAATCCAGTAAACAGACGATTTCCAGTTGGGAGAATGATAAAAATGAGCCGACGCTTAGTGATTTGAAGAAGTTGGCTAAGATCCTTAATACCACCGTAGCTTACCTGATTGGAGAAGAACCTGTATTGTCAGCTGCTTCAAATGAATACGTGACTATATCGAAGGATGAGCTGCTGAAATTACAGCGGCTGGCGCTGGATAAGGCCGTGGAAGAAAAGGAAGCAGCGCAGATGCAGGTAAAACGGCTCCAAAATGATCATTGA